CACTCGCTTCCATCACTGCTAAGATAGTAGCGATAGTTGGATGCTTGAAACGTAAGGGCCATACCTTCATTTAATCCTTTGAGCATGGGTTCAAGTAATTCATGCAGAGGTATCGTATTAGGTAGCTCTATATCTGTCTTTTTACCAGTAGCATCAATAATTAAGGTCAATAATGTTCGATCCATGTGTTCTCCTCCTTACGGTTACATCGGGGTAGAAGCAGACATCTGCAGCCCTAGTGAAATTAGG
The window above is part of the Paenibacillus sp. 1781tsa1 genome. Proteins encoded here:
- a CDS encoding EsaB/YukD family protein, giving the protein MDRTLLTLIIDATGKKTDIELPNTIPLHELLEPMLKGLNEGMALTFQASNYRYYLSSDGSEWNSMDLQQSLEDVKAMDGSYLRIEQVNSFSTI